A single window of Rhodococcus jostii RHA1 DNA harbors:
- a CDS encoding glycosyltransferase, with protein sequence MSARHLLESEKVTEDAPLLGKSLLQRVILPRAGEPLDVRTLYLEEAKTNSRRAHSLSRTSLSVGAEAEASFCTYFNAFPASYWRRWSTLNSVVLRLELSGHCRIDVYRSKADSSRIHVEGREFQDGDAALEFEIELAPFEDGGWIWFDITTDTEVVLESAGWYAPVDAPGEATVAVGIPTFNRPTDCVKALTALASDELVMDVVKAVIIPDQGTRKVKDEPGFTEAAEALGDRLAIHDQANLGGSGGYSRIMYEALKTTDCQHILFMDDDIEIEPDSILRALAMSRFAKTPMLVGGQMLNLQERSHLHSMGEVVDRSIFMWTAAPNVEYDHDFSRYPLSDRENSRLLHRRIDVDYNGWWMCMIPRQAAEELGQPLPLFIKWDDAEYGLRARDAGYPTVTMPGAAIWHMAWSDKDDAIDWQAYFHLRNRLVVASLHMPGNGRGLVINTVKATIKHLLCLEYSTVAIQNQAIADFLQGPEHIFELLPTALGNVHAMRKEYPDAVVLPSSTSLPLPSGEEVGAVGLPTNPLAKIVRLGKGLIHNVKPAHEQHHERPQLNVPTIDARWFLLSQVDGVTVTTADGRGVVYRKRNPKLALALLKEAIRLRRELAQRFPELKREYQDAVPALTSKERWERVFGIK encoded by the coding sequence ATGAGCGCCCGACATCTGCTCGAATCCGAGAAGGTCACCGAGGACGCCCCGTTACTCGGCAAGTCGCTGCTGCAGCGGGTGATCCTGCCGCGCGCCGGTGAGCCGCTCGACGTCCGCACCCTCTACCTGGAGGAGGCGAAGACCAACAGCCGCCGCGCGCATTCGCTGTCGCGCACCTCGCTGTCGGTCGGCGCCGAGGCGGAGGCGTCGTTCTGCACCTACTTCAACGCGTTCCCGGCCAGCTACTGGCGGCGGTGGAGCACCCTGAACTCGGTGGTGCTGCGTCTCGAGCTGTCGGGGCACTGCCGCATCGACGTGTACCGCTCGAAGGCCGACTCGTCGCGGATCCACGTCGAGGGCCGCGAGTTCCAGGACGGTGACGCCGCGCTGGAGTTCGAGATCGAACTCGCCCCGTTCGAGGACGGCGGCTGGATCTGGTTTGACATCACCACCGACACCGAGGTCGTCCTGGAGAGCGCCGGCTGGTACGCACCGGTCGACGCCCCCGGTGAGGCCACCGTCGCCGTCGGCATCCCCACGTTCAACCGGCCCACCGACTGCGTCAAGGCATTGACGGCGCTGGCGTCCGACGAACTCGTCATGGACGTCGTCAAGGCCGTCATCATCCCGGACCAGGGCACCCGCAAGGTCAAGGACGAACCCGGCTTCACAGAGGCCGCCGAAGCGCTCGGCGACCGGCTGGCCATCCACGACCAGGCGAATCTCGGCGGGTCCGGCGGCTACAGCCGGATCATGTACGAGGCGCTGAAGACCACCGACTGCCAGCACATCCTGTTCATGGACGACGACATCGAGATCGAGCCCGACTCGATCCTGCGCGCGCTGGCGATGTCGCGGTTCGCGAAGACGCCGATGCTCGTCGGCGGGCAGATGCTGAACCTCCAGGAGCGCAGTCACCTGCACTCGATGGGCGAGGTCGTCGACCGGTCCATCTTCATGTGGACGGCCGCCCCGAACGTCGAGTACGACCACGACTTCTCCCGCTACCCGCTCAGCGACCGCGAGAACTCGCGTCTGCTGCACCGCCGGATCGACGTCGACTACAACGGCTGGTGGATGTGCATGATCCCACGGCAGGCCGCCGAGGAACTCGGTCAGCCACTGCCGCTGTTCATCAAATGGGACGACGCCGAATACGGCCTGCGTGCCCGCGATGCCGGTTACCCGACCGTCACCATGCCCGGCGCCGCGATCTGGCACATGGCGTGGAGCGACAAGGACGACGCCATCGACTGGCAGGCGTACTTCCACCTGCGGAACCGGCTCGTCGTCGCGTCCCTGCACATGCCGGGCAACGGCCGCGGCCTCGTGATCAACACGGTCAAGGCCACGATCAAGCACCTGCTGTGCCTCGAATACTCGACCGTCGCGATCCAGAACCAGGCCATCGCCGACTTCCTGCAGGGCCCCGAGCACATCTTCGAACTGCTCCCCACCGCGCTCGGCAACGTCCACGCGATGCGCAAGGAGTACCCGGACGCGGTGGTCCTGCCGTCGTCGACGAGCCTGCCGCTGCCCTCGGGTGAGGAAGTCGGTGCGGTCGGCCTGCCCACGAACCCGCTCGCGAAGATCGTGCGCCTCGGCAAGGGCCTGATCCACAACGTCAAGCCCGCGCACGAGCAGCACCACGAGCGTCCCCAGCTCAACGTGCCCACCATCGACGCGCGGTGGTTCCTGCTGTCCCAGGTGGACGGCGTCACCGTCACCACCGCGGACGGGCGGGGAGTCGTCTACCGCAAGCGCAACCCCAAGCTGGCGCTCGCGCTGCTGAAGGAAGCGATCCGGCTGCGCCGCGAACTGGCCCAGCGGTTCCCCGAACTCAAGCGCGAGTACCAGGACGCCGTTCCTGCCCTGACCAGCAAGGAGAGGTGGGAACGTGTCTTCGGCATCAAGTGA
- the glf gene encoding UDP-galactopyranose mutase, which yields MTAATPETTAPGRYDLIVVGSGFFGLTVAERAATQLGKRVLVLDRRHHLGGNAYSEAEPETGIEIHKYGAHLFHTSNKRVWDYVTQFTEFTNYQHRVFALHKGQAYQFPMGLGLVSQFFGRYFTPDEARKLIAEQSSEIDSASASNLEEKAISLIGRPLYEAFVRDYTAKQWQTDPKNLPAGNITRLPVRYTFDNRYFNDTYEGLPVDGYTAWLENMAKDPKIEVRLETDWFDVRDDLRAESPDAPVVYTGPLDRYFDYSEGELGWRTLDFETEVLETGDFQGTPVMNYNDADVPFTRIHEFRHFHPERDYPKDKTVIMREFSRFAESKDEPYYPINTPDDRAMLAAYRDRAKEEMASNKVLFGGRLGTYQYLDMHMAIASALSMFDNSLRPHFESGAALVGDAE from the coding sequence GTGACCGCTGCAACCCCAGAGACAACCGCCCCTGGCCGGTACGACCTCATCGTCGTCGGCTCCGGATTTTTCGGACTGACCGTCGCCGAGCGTGCAGCAACACAGCTGGGTAAGCGTGTGCTGGTGCTCGACCGTCGTCATCACCTGGGCGGAAACGCCTATTCGGAGGCCGAGCCCGAGACCGGCATCGAGATCCACAAGTACGGTGCGCACCTGTTCCACACCTCGAACAAGAGGGTGTGGGACTACGTCACCCAGTTCACCGAATTCACGAACTACCAGCACCGGGTGTTCGCGCTGCACAAGGGGCAGGCGTACCAGTTCCCGATGGGGCTGGGCCTGGTGTCGCAGTTCTTCGGGCGCTACTTCACCCCGGACGAGGCGCGGAAGCTGATCGCCGAGCAGTCCAGCGAGATCGACTCCGCATCTGCGTCAAACCTGGAGGAGAAGGCGATCTCCCTGATCGGGCGGCCGCTGTACGAGGCGTTCGTGCGCGACTACACCGCCAAACAGTGGCAGACGGACCCCAAGAACCTGCCCGCGGGCAACATCACCCGCCTGCCGGTGCGGTACACGTTCGACAACCGCTACTTCAACGACACGTACGAGGGCCTGCCCGTCGACGGCTACACCGCGTGGCTCGAGAACATGGCGAAGGACCCGAAGATCGAGGTCCGGCTCGAGACCGACTGGTTCGACGTCCGCGACGACCTCCGCGCCGAGAGCCCCGACGCCCCCGTCGTCTACACCGGCCCCCTCGACCGCTACTTCGACTACTCCGAGGGCGAGCTGGGCTGGCGCACCCTCGACTTCGAGACCGAGGTGCTGGAGACCGGTGACTTCCAGGGAACCCCGGTCATGAACTACAACGACGCCGACGTGCCCTTCACCCGGATCCACGAGTTCCGCCACTTCCACCCGGAGCGGGACTACCCGAAGGACAAGACGGTCATCATGCGGGAGTTCTCGCGGTTCGCGGAGAGCAAGGACGAGCCGTACTACCCGATCAACACCCCAGACGACCGCGCGATGCTCGCCGCCTACCGCGACCGCGCGAAGGAGGAGATGGCGTCGAACAAGGTTCTGTTCGGTGGCCGCCTCGGCACCTACCAGTACCTGGACATGCACATGGCGATCGCCAGCGCGCTGTCGATGTTCGACAACTCCCTGCGTCCGCACTTCGAATCCGGTGCGGCCCTCGTGGGGGATGCCGAATGA